In Nicotiana tabacum cultivar K326 chromosome 19, ASM71507v2, whole genome shotgun sequence, one DNA window encodes the following:
- the LOC142173711 gene encoding uncharacterized protein LOC142173711 — MVFPADLLEILFQDYDVIVGMDWLHMHHALVDCRLKQMNFRTPAYSHIVVQGERSLTTNIISAVLSSKMICQGCDSYLAHIVDTRLGIPSLKDIPTVCDFPAVFLDDLPGLPPEREIEFPIELVPGTTPISTAPYRMAPAKLKELKAQLQELIEKGFICASISPWGAPVLFVKNKDGTLRLCIDYRQLNKDDKCQESFENLKSLLTQAPILSLPAEGKDYVVYNDVSHHGLGCVLMQEGKNWRHYLYEEKCHIFTDHKSLKYLGTQKELNLRQRKWLELIKDYDCTIDYHPGKANVVADALSRNSFESLALSPLPLLLELRATNACLSCNSNGSIIANLQVKPVLLEFCVPNDDKLRKQILIEAHSSPYAMHPGGTKMYRTIKENYLWSGMKKDIA, encoded by the exons ATGGTCTTCCCTGCAGACTTGCTTGAAATTCTCTTCCAAGACTATGATGTTATTGTTGGTATGGATTGGCTCCATATGCACCATGCGTTGGTTGATTGTAGGTTAAAGCAAATGAATTTTAGAACTCCTGCATACTCACACATAGTAGTTCAAGGAGAAAGATCATTGACAACTAATATTATTTCTGCGGTCTTGTCAAGTAAGATGATTTGTCAAGGTTGTGATTCTTATCTTGCTCATATAGTTGATACACGATTGGGGATTCCAAGTCTTAAGGACATACCAACCGTGTGCGACTTTCCTGCTGTATTTCTTGATGATCTTCCTGGGTTGCCTCCAGAAAGGGAGATTGAATTTCCTATAGAGCTTGTCCCTGGAACTACTCCTATTTCTACCGctccttatagaatggctccagctaaattaaaagagttgaaggctcAATTGCAAGAACTTATTGAGAAAGGTTTTATCTGTGCCAGTATTTCACCTTGGGGAGCtcctgttttatttgtgaaaaataaagatgGCACTCTTAGGCTTTGCATTGATTACcgacagctgaacaag gatgacaagtgtcaagagaGCTTTGAAAATCTCAAATCCTTGTTGACACAAGCTCCAATACTTTCTTTGCCAGCGGAAGGGAAAGATTATGTGGTATACAATGATGTATCTCACCATGGCttgggttgtgttttgatgcaagaagggaaa aattggaggcattacttgtacgaGGAGAAATGTCACATATTtactgatcacaagagtttgaAGTACTTGGGTACACAAAAAGAGTTAAACTTGAGACAACGTAAATGGCTTGAACTCATCAAAGATTATGATTGCACGATTGATTATCATCCTGGTAAAGctaatgtggttgcagatgcgttGAGTCGCAATTCCTTTGAAAGTTTAGCTCTAAGTCCTTTGCCATTGCTTCTTGAATTAAGAGCCACGAATGCTTGTCTTTCATGTAATTCTAATGGTTCTATCATTGCTAATTTGCAAGTCAAGCCAGTCTTACTTGA gtttTGTGTTCCTAATGATGACAAATTGAGGAAGCAGATCTTGATTGAAGCACATAGTTCgccttatgcaatgcatcctGGAGGTACTAAAATGTACCGGACCATCAAGGAGAACTATTTGTGGAGTggtatgaagaaagacattgcatAG